The sequence GGCGGTCTGGTCGGCGGCGCGGCATACGTCGCGGGTCATCGGCCGCTGCCTATGGGCCTTTCTGGCCCTGTTTGTAGCGGGCCTGCTCCTCGAATCGACCTACGAATCGGCGGCTTATCTGGCGTACGCCGCCTCACTGGGGCTGGTCGGTACGCACGTCGCTAACATCCGCCATTGTCGGAAAACCCACGCCCACCAAGCTAACACTACGTACCTATGAACACCATCCGACAACTGCCCGTAACTGTGCTCAGCGGCTTTCTGGGCGCGGGCAAAACCACCCTGCTCAACCACGTCCTGCACAACCGCCAGGGGCTTAAAGTCGCCGTCATCGTCAACGACATGAGCGAGGTGAACGTCGACGCGCAACTGGTCAACGCCCAGCATACGCTGTCGCGGACGGACGAAAAGCTCGTCGAGATGAGTAACGGCTGCATCTGCTGCACGCTGCGCGAAGACCTGATGCTGGAAGTGGAAAAGCTCGCCCGTGAAAACCGCTTCGACTACCTGCTCATCGAATCGTCGGGTATTTCGGAGCCACTGCCGGTTGCCCAGACGTTCACCTTCCAGTCCAACGAGTCGGCAGGCGACGAAAACCGCATCGACCTCTCGCGCTTTGCTCGGCTCGACACGCTCGTGACGGTAGTGGATGCCTACAACTTCCCCCGCGATTTCGGCTCGATCGATACCGTGCATCAGCGCCATCTGAACCGGACCGCCGGACCGCTCGATCCCGCTGACACGCGTACGATCGTGAACCTGCTCACCGATCAGATCGAGTTTGCCAACGTCATTATCCTGAACAAGACCGACCTGCTACCCCGCCACCGCGTGGGCGAGCTGAAAGCCATTCTGCATAAGCTCAACCCCAAAGCCCGGCTTATCGAGTCGCAGTTTTCGAAGGTCGATCCGGCCCATATCCTGAACACTCGCCTCTTCGATGTCGACGAAGCGTCGCAGTCGGCGGGCTGGATTCAGGAATTACAAAACCATAAGAATGGCGTTGCTCACACGCCCGAAACCGAGGCGTACGGCATCGGGTCGTTCGTTTTCCGGGCGCGACGGCCATTTCACCCGGCTCGGTTCTGGACGTACCTGAGCGAGCATTTTCCAGCGGGCATCATCCGTAGCAAAGGCTTGTTCTGGCTGGCGTCGCGACCCAACGATGCGCTGAATTTCAGTCAGGCCGGGGGCAGCCTGCGGGCCGAATACGCCGGTGTCTGGTGGGCTTCCATGCCGTTGGGCCAACGTACCCGGCATGCTTCGTTTCTGGCCAATCAGCCGCAGATCGAGGCCCGCTGGCACAAACGATTTGGCGACCGGCAAAACGAACTGGTCATCATCGGGCAGGACCTCGATCAGGAGCAAATCACCGTCGAACTGGAGGAGTGCCTCTGCACCGAGCGGGAAATCAAACATATGGACAACCAGGGCGCTTTTCAGGACCCCTTCCCGGTCTGGGCGTAAACCAAAAACAACAGTACTATGACAAACCAACAGCCCTATGATGTCCTGATTATTGGCGGCAGCTACGCCGGCATGAGCGCCGCGCTCGTATTGGGTCGCTCGCTGCGCCGCGTGCTGGTCATCGACGCGGGCCAACCGTGCAACCGACAAACGCCGCAGTCGCACAGCTTCCTGACCCGCGACGGCGAAACCCCGGCGCGGCTGTCGGCCATGGCCCGCGAGCAGGTGAGCCACTACCCAACCGTCGAGGTACGTTCCGGTACCGTCACCAACGCCGAACAGACGCCCGACGGGTTTCGGATAACGACGGCCCCCACCGACGGGGGCGCGGGCGAGTCGGCAACGGGCCGGAAGCTGCTGCTGGCAACGGGCGTTGTCGATAGCATGCCCGACCTGCCGGGTTTTGCCGAGTGCTGGGGGCGGTCGGTGCTGCACTGTCCCTACTGCCACGGCTACGAGGTACACGGCCAGCCGCTGGGCATCCTGGCCAACGGTGAGGTGGGCTACGAAATGGCTACGCTCATTCAGCAATGGAGCCGCCACCTCACCCTGTTTACCAACGGCCCCGCCACCTTCGATCCGGCCCAGCGCCAACGGCTCGACCGGCTTCAGATTCCGATCGTTGAAAAACCCATTGCAGCCTTTGACCACGAGGCAGGCCAACTGACGGCCCTGCGCTTTACCGATGGCTCGCTGGCGCAGCCCACGGCGCTGTTCGCCCGCGTTCCGTTCCGGCAGTCAACCGATCTGGCCACGCAACTGGGCTGTACCCTCACGGAAAACGGCCTGCTCGACGTAACCGACTTCGGCGAAACCAACGTACCTGGCGTAT comes from Fibrella aestuarina BUZ 2 and encodes:
- a CDS encoding MerC domain-containing protein produces the protein MPYSLPRRHKADYLGITGSVLCLIHCLVTPVLVMTSTLLSHESLRVGFLSLDYVFIAINIAAVWSAARHTSRVIGRCLWAFLALFVAGLLLESTYESAAYLAYAASLGLVGTHVANIRHCRKTHAHQANTTYL
- a CDS encoding GTP-binding protein — encoded protein: MNTIRQLPVTVLSGFLGAGKTTLLNHVLHNRQGLKVAVIVNDMSEVNVDAQLVNAQHTLSRTDEKLVEMSNGCICCTLREDLMLEVEKLARENRFDYLLIESSGISEPLPVAQTFTFQSNESAGDENRIDLSRFARLDTLVTVVDAYNFPRDFGSIDTVHQRHLNRTAGPLDPADTRTIVNLLTDQIEFANVIILNKTDLLPRHRVGELKAILHKLNPKARLIESQFSKVDPAHILNTRLFDVDEASQSAGWIQELQNHKNGVAHTPETEAYGIGSFVFRARRPFHPARFWTYLSEHFPAGIIRSKGLFWLASRPNDALNFSQAGGSLRAEYAGVWWASMPLGQRTRHASFLANQPQIEARWHKRFGDRQNELVIIGQDLDQEQITVELEECLCTEREIKHMDNQGAFQDPFPVWA
- a CDS encoding NAD(P)/FAD-dependent oxidoreductase → MTNQQPYDVLIIGGSYAGMSAALVLGRSLRRVLVIDAGQPCNRQTPQSHSFLTRDGETPARLSAMAREQVSHYPTVEVRSGTVTNAEQTPDGFRITTAPTDGGAGESATGRKLLLATGVVDSMPDLPGFAECWGRSVLHCPYCHGYEVHGQPLGILANGEVGYEMATLIQQWSRHLTLFTNGPATFDPAQRQRLDRLQIPIVEKPIAAFDHEAGQLTALRFTDGSLAQPTALFARVPFRQSTDLATQLGCTLTENGLLDVTDFGETNVPGVFAVGDATTPFRQVAIAVANGVKAAAWINRELLTDDLSRLG